The Pseudomonadota bacterium genome includes a region encoding these proteins:
- a CDS encoding VacJ family lipoprotein translates to MIARPILIVAAALVLSSCATTSTPPEARHEADPWEPLNRSVYQFNSGADRLILRPLSRAYTTITPDPVETGLGNFFTNLRSPTTIINLLLQGRAGDAGRQFHRLFVNTVFGLGGLIDLTGRAGLEHFEEDFGQTFAVWGWSDSRYLVLPFLGPSTVRDGFGSAADLERLVIRRELFGDTTGDIVTATNILHVRATLLPLDREIEQALDPYLFVRDSYLQRRSHQISDGEQGLPDYEAFLKEGSGP, encoded by the coding sequence ATGATTGCAAGGCCCATTTTGATTGTTGCCGCCGCGCTCGTCCTGTCGAGCTGCGCCACGACCTCGACGCCGCCGGAGGCACGCCACGAGGCCGACCCCTGGGAGCCGCTCAATCGATCGGTCTACCAGTTCAACAGCGGCGCCGATCGGTTGATCCTGCGGCCACTATCGCGCGCCTACACAACGATTACCCCTGATCCGGTCGAAACGGGCCTCGGCAACTTCTTCACCAACCTGCGTTCACCGACGACAATCATCAATTTGCTGCTGCAGGGCCGCGCCGGCGATGCCGGCCGCCAGTTCCACCGCTTGTTCGTCAACACGGTGTTCGGTCTCGGCGGCCTGATCGACCTGACCGGACGCGCCGGCCTGGAGCATTTTGAAGAAGACTTCGGCCAGACCTTTGCCGTCTGGGGCTGGAGCGACAGCCGCTACCTGGTCCTGCCCTTCCTCGGCCCGTCGACCGTACGTGACGGGTTCGGCAGCGCGGCCGACCTGGAGCGGCTGGTGATTCGTCGGGAGCTGTTTGGCGATACCACCGGCGACATTGTTACAGCCACGAATATCCTGCATGTGCGCGCCACGCTGCTGCCGCTTGATCGCGAGATCGAACAGGCACTGGATCCTTACCTGTTCGTCCGCGACAGCTACCTGCAGCGTCGCAGCCATCAGATCAGCGACGGTGAGCAGGGCTTGCCCGACTATGAGGCCTTCCTGAAGGAGGGCTCGGGGCCCTGA
- a CDS encoding STAS domain-containing protein, producing MRGIGALHRQHRTRFHTGSLPNTVDLSEVESADSAALALLLEWQSVATRRGQPLQFENPPANLSVIARLTGVAPLLGWYDQQPEANTEGNQRT from the coding sequence ATGAGGGGGATCGGTGCACTGCACCGCCAGCATCGGACTCGCTTTCACACCGGCAGTCTGCCGAATACAGTGGATCTGTCCGAGGTCGAATCGGCCGACTCGGCGGCACTGGCATTGCTGCTGGAATGGCAGTCGGTCGCCACCCGACGCGGCCAGCCGCTGCAGTTCGAGAACCCGCCAGCCAATCTAAGCGTCATCGCCCGACTGACCGGCGTCGCGCCCCTGCTCGGCTGGTACGATCAACAGCCTGAAGCAAACACTGAAGGAAACCAACGCACATGA
- a CDS encoding M3 family metallopeptidase — translation MPVNCSFIRLVVTASLILTACEQSPPSETPGPVRKPNDTVATPQNPLDSRYLTPFETPPFHEIHPEHFLPALDEAISAATEASKSIASAPSKATFDNTIAALERASDDVNRIARTFYGLAAVSPDPQLHSMAEPVAARLAAFRNAVLQHKPLFDRVATVHDQLQSRDLTPEQRRLTERTHRQFLRSGARLPTEDQARLRRIEEELAELIERFERQRRQATHDHEFIVENPELLETLPNALVQLAQRSARDRGHTKGWVFTLHAHSLYPFLRHYPERSDRRQIYQAWLERFNAESQNSRLAELSRRIAEKRARRAELLGYSSHIDYELDGSMTSDRRMLRSLLDRLAEAARKRARDELLELRQLARADGIEAPLEPWDRWYYAERLRERELSFREADLRSWFVYDNVREGAFSVANRLWGLSFHPRSNLPVWHLDTEAFEVEDERGNHLGVLYVDALHRPGKQAGAWTSTYRPQHYDDNERVGPVAAIVGNFTPAPPGLPSLLTPDEARMLFHEMGHALHVLLSDVRHASLAGTSVPADFVEFPALLFEQWALAPEILRGYAYHHETGSVIGDDVVEALRASERLTSGIEMLEFLAAIELDLMLHDTDSGSVPDLAAAEAAVRERLGLPEVLSHRHYAGGVADLFAERQRSGDFQTLVARMLAHDAFAAFKSGSLIDRNLAERLRQEILARGNARPPAESWQAFRGRSPDPAYLLDVIESGAGG, via the coding sequence ATGCCGGTCAACTGCAGTTTCATCCGGCTGGTGGTCACCGCCAGCCTCATCCTCACCGCCTGCGAGCAGTCGCCGCCGAGCGAGACGCCGGGCCCGGTGCGGAAACCGAACGATACCGTAGCGACTCCGCAAAACCCGCTGGACAGCCGCTATCTGACCCCTTTCGAAACGCCGCCTTTCCACGAGATTCATCCTGAACATTTCCTGCCTGCGCTCGACGAGGCCATCAGCGCAGCAACCGAAGCCAGCAAGTCCATCGCGTCCGCTCCTTCGAAGGCAACCTTCGATAACACGATCGCGGCACTCGAACGCGCCAGCGACGATGTCAACCGCATCGCCCGAACTTTCTACGGGCTGGCTGCGGTCAGCCCCGACCCGCAACTGCACAGCATGGCCGAGCCGGTAGCGGCACGATTGGCTGCCTTTCGCAACGCCGTGTTGCAGCACAAACCGCTGTTTGACCGCGTGGCCACGGTCCATGATCAGTTACAGTCGCGGGACCTGACTCCCGAACAGCGACGCCTGACCGAGCGGACTCACCGCCAGTTCCTGCGCTCCGGCGCCCGGTTGCCGACCGAAGATCAGGCAAGACTGCGCCGCATCGAAGAAGAACTGGCCGAGCTGATCGAACGGTTCGAGCGCCAACGCCGCCAGGCAACACACGATCATGAGTTCATAGTCGAGAATCCCGAACTGCTGGAAACTCTGCCGAACGCGCTGGTGCAGCTGGCCCAGCGCAGCGCCCGCGACCGCGGACACACCAAGGGCTGGGTGTTCACCCTGCATGCCCATAGCCTGTATCCCTTCCTGCGCCATTATCCAGAGCGCAGCGATCGTCGGCAGATATACCAGGCCTGGCTGGAGCGTTTTAACGCCGAAAGTCAGAACAGCAGGCTGGCCGAGCTGAGCCGGCGCATCGCAGAAAAGCGCGCTCGTCGGGCCGAGCTGCTCGGCTATTCCAGCCACATCGATTATGAACTCGACGGCAGCATGACCAGCGACCGCCGAATGCTGCGGTCACTGCTCGATCGCCTGGCCGAAGCCGCCCGCAAACGTGCGCGGGATGAGCTTCTCGAGCTGCGCCAACTGGCCCGCGCTGACGGCATCGAGGCGCCGCTTGAGCCCTGGGACCGCTGGTACTACGCGGAACGACTGCGCGAGCGTGAGCTGTCGTTCCGGGAGGCAGACCTCCGATCCTGGTTTGTCTACGACAATGTTCGTGAAGGCGCTTTCTCAGTGGCCAATCGCCTGTGGGGGCTGAGCTTTCACCCGCGCAGCAATCTCCCGGTCTGGCACCTCGATACGGAAGCCTTCGAGGTTGAAGACGAGCGCGGCAATCATCTTGGCGTCCTTTATGTCGATGCTCTGCATCGCCCCGGCAAGCAGGCCGGCGCCTGGACTTCGACCTACCGCCCGCAGCACTACGACGACAACGAGCGTGTCGGCCCGGTCGCGGCAATCGTCGGCAACTTCACGCCCGCCCCGCCGGGTCTGCCGTCACTGCTCACGCCCGACGAAGCCCGGATGCTGTTCCACGAGATGGGCCACGCCCTGCATGTGCTGCTTTCCGACGTTCGTCACGCTTCGCTGGCGGGCACCAGCGTACCGGCAGACTTCGTTGAGTTCCCGGCCCTGCTTTTCGAGCAGTGGGCACTGGCACCGGAGATCCTGCGTGGCTATGCCTACCACCACGAGACCGGCTCGGTCATCGGTGACGACGTCGTCGAGGCGTTGCGAGCCAGTGAGCGCCTCACCAGCGGCATTGAAATGCTGGAATTTCTTGCGGCCATCGAGCTCGATCTGATGCTCCACGACACCGACAGCGGCTCCGTCCCTGATCTTGCCGCAGCCGAAGCCGCCGTGCGTGAGCGGCTGGGCCTACCCGAAGTGCTCTCGCACCGACACTATGCCGGCGGTGTCGCCGATCTGTTCGCAGAACGCCAGCGCAGCGGCGACTTTCAAACGCTGGTGGCACGCATGCTGGCGCACGACGCCTTTGCCGCCTTCAAGTCCGGTTCCCTGATTGACCGCAATCTGGCCGAACGTTTGCGCCAGGAGATACTCGCCCGCGGCAATGCCCGTCCCCCGGCCGAGTCCTGGCAGGCCTTTCGCGGCCGCAGCCCGGACCCCGCTTATCTGCTCGACGTGATCGAGTCCGGCGCCGGCGGCTGA
- a CDS encoding ISL3 family transposase, protein MHDRELYRQILGVQAPWEVSEVEVDLPGTGVTVHIRHSGSDLACPQCGAACSGYDTRERKWRHLDTCQYKTWLVAQVPRLRCPEHGVHQLPVPWAENNSRLTALFEALVIDWLKIGTISEVAERLGLSWSAVSGVQERAVARGLARRTQDFPDAIGIDETAFQRRHQYVTVISSGDRVLHIADDRKRASLDAWYAAQPAEALAGLRTVAMDMWRPFIDSTLAHVPGAVHKIAFDKFHVAMHLGDAVDKVRRAEHKALLAEGESVLIKSRYLWLQHPDNMTDNNWGRLQALKSANLKTARAWAIKTHAMCLWDYQVRGWARRAWMDWYNWAIRSRLEPVKKVARTIKAHLEGVLTAVVTGATNARAEGFNTMIQKIKRDARGFRNKERFKAAIYFHLGGLDLYPEAVRK, encoded by the coding sequence ATGCACGACCGCGAGCTTTACCGCCAGATTCTCGGCGTTCAGGCGCCCTGGGAGGTGTCCGAGGTGGAAGTCGACCTGCCCGGCACCGGCGTGACGGTCCATATTCGGCACTCCGGCTCGGATCTGGCGTGCCCGCAGTGCGGTGCGGCCTGTTCGGGCTACGACACCCGCGAGCGCAAGTGGCGGCATCTCGACACCTGCCAGTACAAGACCTGGCTGGTCGCGCAGGTGCCGAGGCTTCGGTGTCCCGAGCACGGCGTTCATCAGCTGCCGGTGCCGTGGGCGGAGAACAACTCTCGACTGACGGCGCTTTTCGAGGCGCTGGTGATCGATTGGCTCAAGATCGGCACGATCTCGGAGGTTGCCGAGCGACTCGGTTTGAGCTGGTCGGCGGTCAGCGGCGTGCAGGAGCGCGCGGTGGCGCGGGGTCTGGCGCGGCGGACGCAGGACTTTCCGGACGCGATCGGCATCGACGAGACGGCGTTTCAGCGCCGGCACCAGTATGTGACGGTGATCAGCAGCGGCGATCGGGTGCTGCACATCGCCGACGACCGCAAGCGTGCGAGCCTGGACGCCTGGTACGCGGCGCAGCCGGCCGAGGCGCTGGCAGGCTTGCGAACGGTAGCGATGGACATGTGGCGCCCTTTCATCGATTCGACGCTGGCCCATGTTCCGGGGGCGGTGCACAAGATCGCCTTCGACAAGTTCCACGTCGCCATGCATCTCGGCGATGCCGTCGACAAGGTTCGCCGGGCCGAGCACAAGGCCTTGCTGGCCGAAGGCGAGTCGGTCCTGATCAAAAGCCGCTATCTCTGGCTGCAGCATCCCGACAACATGACCGACAACAACTGGGGCCGTCTCCAGGCGCTCAAATCCGCCAACCTCAAAACCGCCCGGGCCTGGGCAATCAAGACCCACGCGATGTGCCTGTGGGACTACCAGGTCAGAGGCTGGGCGCGTCGGGCCTGGATGGACTGGTACAACTGGGCGATCCGCTCGCGCCTGGAGCCGGTCAAGAAGGTCGCGCGAACGATCAAGGCTCATCTCGAAGGCGTCCTGACGGCCGTGGTCACAGGCGCGACCAATGCCCGCGCCGAAGGCTTCAACACCATGATCCAGAAGATCAAGCGCGACGCCCGAGGGTTCAGAAACAAGGAGCGCTTCAAGGCTGCGATCTACTTCCACCTCGGTGGCCTCGATCTCTACCCGGAGGCGGTGCGAAAATGA
- a CDS encoding ABC transporter substrate-binding protein, whose protein sequence is MRTAFLIGLLCVPLAALADDDPVAIIEQTTADIIELLDGRRDYYREHPDALRSELRAILLPRIDTVYSARLVLGRHGRGLETEQIEAFAKALADQLLQRYATALLDYRLRDRIEILPLTGDNTERMTRVRTRVRLNGSSRAPIDYVFRNNDDQWLVFDVIVEGISYVSTFRSQIDPELSRHGFDRLLDRLQSGELALETDD, encoded by the coding sequence ATGCGGACCGCGTTCCTGATTGGTCTGCTGTGCGTGCCGCTGGCAGCGCTGGCCGATGACGATCCGGTAGCCATCATCGAGCAGACCACTGCTGATATTATCGAGTTGCTCGACGGCCGGCGCGACTACTATCGCGAACATCCCGATGCGCTGCGCTCCGAACTCAGGGCAATCCTGCTGCCGCGTATCGATACCGTCTACTCGGCCCGACTGGTGCTTGGGCGCCACGGACGCGGCCTGGAAACTGAGCAGATCGAAGCCTTTGCCAAGGCACTGGCCGACCAGCTGCTGCAGCGCTACGCCACTGCTCTGCTCGATTATCGGCTGCGCGACCGAATCGAGATCCTGCCGCTGACCGGCGACAACACTGAGCGCATGACACGTGTTCGAACGCGCGTCCGACTCAACGGCAGCAGCCGCGCGCCGATCGACTACGTTTTTCGAAACAATGATGACCAATGGCTCGTCTTCGATGTCATCGTCGAGGGCATCTCGTATGTATCAACATTTCGCAGCCAGATCGACCCGGAGCTCTCCCGTCATGGGTTTGATCGACTGCTGGACCGGCTGCAAAGCGGTGAACTGGCGCTGGAAACCGATGACTGA